From a single Eleginops maclovinus isolate JMC-PN-2008 ecotype Puerto Natales chromosome 2, JC_Emac_rtc_rv5, whole genome shotgun sequence genomic region:
- the LOC134880954 gene encoding zinc finger and SCAN domain-containing protein 12-like isoform X6 → MFEVETLRAFVNERLTAAAEEIFEVFQRRIAEELESTLKENQRQKKLLDALLNPEVRLHRAGTRQQACSSSLEKEDPEPPHIKEEQEELQSSPEIEQEVTDTYLRLTSVKSEEEKAQSSWLNEIQTEENREAERTEADEEDCGGSDPGHPLQPATQYSTPLSSEYETDNSRNWEKPGLTPLHNNAVPGSGIKCDRSFVHKGKLQTRETLYRCPFCDYTSSIRSCLSIHLTVHEKANPHSSSVSSKREVVSNMRIHTVERPFKCTRQQECSSSLEKEDPEPPHIKEEQEELQSSPEIEQEVADTYLRLTSVKSEEEDEEKAQSSRLNEIQTEENREAERTEADEEDCGGSDPGHPLQPATQYSTPLSSEYETDDSRNWEKPGLTPLHNNAVPGSGIECDRSFVHKGKLQTRETPHSSSVCQQTSRREVVSNMRIHTGEKPCKCTRQQACSSSLEKEDPEPPHIKEEQEELQSSPEIEQEVPGSRRVAPVWRRRIQSPPTLKRNRRNSSPVRR, encoded by the exons atgtttgaagtcGAAACGTTGAGAGCTTTTGTCAACGAGCGGCtgactgcagctgctgaggagaTCTTTGAGGTGTTTCAGAGGAGGATAGCAGAGGAACTGGAGTCCACTTTAAAGGAGAACCAGCGACAAAAGAAACTACTGGACGCCCTTTTAAACCCGGAAGTCCGGCTACACAGAGCAG GTACCCGGCAGCAGGCGTGTAGCTCCAGTCTGGAGAAGGAGGATCCAGAGCCCCCCcacattaaagaggaacaggaggaaCTCCAGTCCAGTCCGGAGATAGAGCAGGAGGTGACTGATACTTACCTCCGATTAACTTCTGTGAAGAGTGAAGAAGAGAAAGCTCAGTCCTCATGGCTTAATGAAATCCAGACTGAGGAGAACCGAGAGGCAGAGAGAACAGAAGCTGATGAAGAGGACTGTGGAGGATCAGATCCAGGTCATCCTTTACAACCAGCTACTCAATACTCGACTCCACTCTCCTCTGAGTATGAGACTGACAACAGTAGAAATTGGGAGAAACCTGGTTTAACCCCTCTGCACAACAACGCCGTACCAGGAAGTGGCATCAAGTGTGATAGAAGCTTTGTCCACAAGGGGAAACTTCAGACTAGAGAGACACTTTATCGTTGCCCCTTCTGTGATTACACCTCTTCGATAAGGTCATGTTTGAGCATACACCTCACAGTTCATGAGAAAGCAAACCCTCATAGCAGCTCAGTTTCATCTAAAAGAGAGGTGGTGTCGAACATGAGAATCCACACAGTGGAGAGGCCATTCAAGT GTACCCGGCAGCAGGAGTGTAGCTCCAGTCTGGAGAAGGAGGATCCAGAGCCCCCCcacattaaagaggaacaggaggaaCTCCAGTCCAGTCCGGAGATAGAGCAGGAGGTGGCTGATACTTACCTCCGATTAACTTCTGTGAagagtgaagaagaggatgaagagaaaGCTCAGTCCTCACGGCTTAATGAAATCCAGACGGAGGAGAACCGAGAGGCAGAGAGAACAGAAGCTGATGAAGAGGACTGTGGAGGATCAGATCCAGGTCATCCTTTACAACCAGCTACTCAATACTCGACTCCACTCTCCTCTGAGTATGAGACTGACGACAGTAGAAATTGGGAGAAACCTGGTTTAACCCCTCTGCACAACAACGCCGTACCAGGAAGTGGCATCGAGTGTGATAGAAGCTTTGTCCACAAGGGGAAACTTCAGACTAGAGAGACCCCTCATAGCAGCTCAGTTTGTCAACAAACATCTAGAAGAGAGGTGGTGTCGAACATGAGGATCCACACAGGGGAGAAACCATGCAAGT GTACCCGGCAGCAGGCGTGTAGCTCCAGTCTGGAGAAGGAGGATCCAGAGCCCCCCcacattaaagaggaacaggaggaaCTCCAGTCCAGTCCGGAGATAGAGCAGGAG GTACCCGGCAGCAGGCGTGTAGCTCCAGTCTGGAGAAGGAGGATCCAGAGCCCCCCcacattaaagaggaacaggaggaaCTCCAGTCCAGTCCGGAGATAG
- the LOC134880954 gene encoding zinc finger protein 184-like isoform X2 has protein sequence MFEVETLRAFVNERLTAAAEEIFEVFQRRIAEELESTLKENQRQKKLLDALLNPEVRLHRAGTRQQACSSSLEKEDPEPPHIKEEQEELQSSPEIEQEVTDTYLRLTSVKSEEEKAQSSWLNEIQTEENREAERTEADEEDCGGSDPGHPLQPATQYSTPLSSEYETDNSRNWEKPGLTPLHNNAVPGSGIKCDRSFVHKGKLQTRETLYRCPFCDYTSSIRSCLSIHLTVHEKANPHSSSVSSKREVVSNMRIHTVERPFKCTRQQECSSSLEKEDPEPPHIKEEQEELQSSPEIEQEVADTYLRLTSVKSEEEDEEKAQSSRLNEIQTEENREAERTEADEEDCGGSDPGHPLQPATQYSTPLSSEYETDDSRNWEKPGLTPLHNNAVPGSGIECDRSFVHKGKLQTRETPHSSSVCQQTSRREVVSNMRIHTGEKPCTRQQACSSSLEKEDPEPPHIKEEQEELQSSPEIEQEVADTYLRLTSVKSEEEDEEKAQSSRLNEIQTEENREAERTEADEEDCGGSHPGHPLQPATQYSTPLSSEYETDDSRNWEKPGLTPLHNNDVPGSGIECDRSFVHKGKLRKHPGETPHSSSVCQQTSRREVVSNRRIHTGEKPYKCTRQQACSSSLEKEDPEPPHIKEEQEELQSSPEIEQEVADTYLRLTSVKSEEEGEEKAQSSWLNEIQTEENREAERTEADEEDCGGSHPGHPLQPATQYSTPLSSEYETDDSRNWEKPGLTPLHNNAVPGSGIECDRSFVHKGKLQTRETPHSSSVCQQTPKREVVSNMRIHTGEKPFKCTVCSKSYSNKSNLRQHLTVHTGERPFSCSVCGKSFTYKSNLRLHSNVHTGEKPFSCSLCSKSFTTGSNLRQHLLVHTGERPFKCTFCSKSYTDKSSLKRHLTVHTGEKPFSCSVCGKSFSRVTSLTHHSTLHAGERPLKCTFCSKSFTYKSDLNRHLTVHTAEKPFSCSACSKSFTTGSNLRQHLLVHTGERPFKCTVCSKSFTTRRNLRQHLLVHTGERPYKCTVCSKSYNNKSNLRRHLTVHTGETV, from the exons atgtttgaagtcGAAACGTTGAGAGCTTTTGTCAACGAGCGGCtgactgcagctgctgaggagaTCTTTGAGGTGTTTCAGAGGAGGATAGCAGAGGAACTGGAGTCCACTTTAAAGGAGAACCAGCGACAAAAGAAACTACTGGACGCCCTTTTAAACCCGGAAGTCCGGCTACACAGAGCAG GTACCCGGCAGCAGGCGTGTAGCTCCAGTCTGGAGAAGGAGGATCCAGAGCCCCCCcacattaaagaggaacaggaggaaCTCCAGTCCAGTCCGGAGATAGAGCAGGAGGTGACTGATACTTACCTCCGATTAACTTCTGTGAAGAGTGAAGAAGAGAAAGCTCAGTCCTCATGGCTTAATGAAATCCAGACTGAGGAGAACCGAGAGGCAGAGAGAACAGAAGCTGATGAAGAGGACTGTGGAGGATCAGATCCAGGTCATCCTTTACAACCAGCTACTCAATACTCGACTCCACTCTCCTCTGAGTATGAGACTGACAACAGTAGAAATTGGGAGAAACCTGGTTTAACCCCTCTGCACAACAACGCCGTACCAGGAAGTGGCATCAAGTGTGATAGAAGCTTTGTCCACAAGGGGAAACTTCAGACTAGAGAGACACTTTATCGTTGCCCCTTCTGTGATTACACCTCTTCGATAAGGTCATGTTTGAGCATACACCTCACAGTTCATGAGAAAGCAAACCCTCATAGCAGCTCAGTTTCATCTAAAAGAGAGGTGGTGTCGAACATGAGAATCCACACAGTGGAGAGGCCATTCAAGT GTACCCGGCAGCAGGAGTGTAGCTCCAGTCTGGAGAAGGAGGATCCAGAGCCCCCCcacattaaagaggaacaggaggaaCTCCAGTCCAGTCCGGAGATAGAGCAGGAGGTGGCTGATACTTACCTCCGATTAACTTCTGTGAagagtgaagaagaggatgaagagaaaGCTCAGTCCTCACGGCTTAATGAAATCCAGACGGAGGAGAACCGAGAGGCAGAGAGAACAGAAGCTGATGAAGAGGACTGTGGAGGATCAGATCCAGGTCATCCTTTACAACCAGCTACTCAATACTCGACTCCACTCTCCTCTGAGTATGAGACTGACGACAGTAGAAATTGGGAGAAACCTGGTTTAACCCCTCTGCACAACAACGCCGTACCAGGAAGTGGCATCGAGTGTGATAGAAGCTTTGTCCACAAGGGGAAACTTCAGACTAGAGAGACCCCTCATAGCAGCTCAGTTTGTCAACAAACATCTAGAAGAGAGGTGGTGTCGAACATGAGGATCCACACAGGGGAGAAACCAT GTACCCGGCAGCAGGCGTGTAGCTCCAGTCTGGAGAAGGAGGATCCAGAGCCCCCCcacattaaagaggaacaggaggaaCTCCAGTCCAGTCCGGAGATAGAGCAGGAGGTGGCTGATACTTACCTCCGATTAACTTCTGTGAagagtgaagaagaggatgaagagaaaGCTCAGTCCTCACGGCTTAATGAAATCCAGACGGAGGAGAACCGAGAGGCAGAGAGAACAGAAGCTGATGAAGAGGACTGTGGAGGATCACATCCAGGTCATCCTTTACAACCAGCTACTCAATACTCGACTCCACTCTCCTCTGAGTATGAGACTGACGACAGTAGAAATTGGGAGAAACCTGGTTTAACCCCTCTGCACAACAACGACGTACCAGGAAGTGGCATCGAGTGTGATAGAAGCTTTGTCCACAAGGGGAAACTGCGGAAACACCCTGGAGAGACCCCTCATAGCAGCTCAGTTTGTCAACAAACATCTAGAAGAGAGGTGGTGTCGAACAGGAGGATCCACACAGGGGAGAAACCATACAAGT GTACCCGGCAGCAGGCGTGTAGCTCCAGTCTGGAGAAGGAGGATCCAGAGCCCCCCcacattaaagaggaacaggaggaaCTCCAGTCCAGTCCGGAGATAGAGCAGGAGGTGGCTGATACTTACCTCCGATTAACTTCTGTGAAGAGCGAAgaagagggtgaagagaaaGCTCAGTCCTCATGGCTTAATGAAATCCAGACTGAGGAGAACCGAGAGGCAGAGAGAACAGAAGCTGATGAAGAGGACTGTGGAGGATCACATCCAGGTCATCCTTTACAACCAGCTACTCAATACTCGACTCCACTCTCCTCTGAGTATGAGACTGACGACAGTAGAAATTGGGAGAAACCTGGTTTAACCCCTCTGCACAACAACGCCGTACCAGGAAGTGGCATCGAGTGTGATAGAAGCTTTGTCCACAAGGGGAAACTTCAGACTAGAGAGACCCCTCATAGCAGCTCAGTTTGTCAACAAACACCTAAAAGAGAGGTGGTGTCGAACATGAGGATCCACACAGGGGAGAAACCATTCAAGTGTACGGTTTGTAGTAAAAGTTACTCCAACAAGTCAAATCTAAGACAACACTTAACTGTCCACACCGGGGAGAGACCATTCAGCTGTTCAGTTTGTGGTAAAAGTTTCACATATAAGTCAAATCTGAGACTACACTCAAATGTCCACACCGGggagaaaccattcagctgttCACTCTGTAGTAAATCATTCACAACAGGTAGCAATCTGAGACAACACCTGCTTGTCCACACAGGGGAGAGACCATTCAAGTGTACTTTTTGTAGTAAAAGCTACACCGACAAGTCAAGTCTGAAAAGACACTTGACTGTCCACACCGGGGAGAAACCATTTAGCTGTTCAGTTTGTGGTAAAAGCTTTTCACGAGTTACAAGTCTGACACATCACTCAACTCTGCACGCAGGGGAGAGACCTTTGAAGTGTACTTTTTGTAGTAAAAGTTTCACATACAAGTCAGATCTGAATAGACACTTAACTGTTCACACAGCGGAGAAACCATTCAGTTGTTCAGCTTGTAGTAAATCATTCACAACAGGTAGCAATCTGAGACAACACCTGCTTGTCCACACAGGGGAGAGACCATTCAAGTGTACGGTTTGTAGTAAATCATTCACAACACGTAGGAATCTGAGACAACACCTGCTTGTCCACACGGGGGAGAGACCATACAAGTGTACGGTTTGTAGTAAAAGCTACAACAACAAGTCAAATCTTAGAAGACACTTGACTGTCCACACTGGAGAAACCGTTTAG
- the LOC134880954 gene encoding zinc finger protein 850-like isoform X1, whose translation MFEVETLRAFVNERLTAAAEEIFEVFQRRIAEELESTLKENQRQKKLLDALLNPEVRLHRAGTRQQACSSSLEKEDPEPPHIKEEQEELQSSPEIEQEVTDTYLRLTSVKSEEEKAQSSWLNEIQTEENREAERTEADEEDCGGSDPGHPLQPATQYSTPLSSEYETDNSRNWEKPGLTPLHNNAVPGSGIKCDRSFVHKGKLQTRETLYRCPFCDYTSSIRSCLSIHLTVHEKANPHSSSVSSKREVVSNMRIHTVERPFKCTRQQECSSSLEKEDPEPPHIKEEQEELQSSPEIEQEVADTYLRLTSVKSEEEDEEKAQSSRLNEIQTEENREAERTEADEEDCGGSDPGHPLQPATQYSTPLSSEYETDDSRNWEKPGLTPLHNNAVPGSGIECDRSFVHKGKLQTRETPHSSSVCQQTSRREVVSNMRIHTGEKPCKCTRQQACSSSLEKEDPEPPHIKEEQEELQSSPEIEQEVADTYLRLTSVKSEEEDEEKAQSSRLNEIQTEENREAERTEADEEDCGGSHPGHPLQPATQYSTPLSSEYETDDSRNWEKPGLTPLHNNDVPGSGIECDRSFVHKGKLRKHPGETPHSSSVCQQTSRREVVSNRRIHTGEKPYKCTRQQACSSSLEKEDPEPPHIKEEQEELQSSPEIEQEVADTYLRLTSVKSEEEGEEKAQSSWLNEIQTEENREAERTEADEEDCGGSHPGHPLQPATQYSTPLSSEYETDDSRNWEKPGLTPLHNNAVPGSGIECDRSFVHKGKLQTRETPHSSSVCQQTPKREVVSNMRIHTGEKPFKCTVCSKSYSNKSNLRQHLTVHTGERPFSCSVCGKSFTYKSNLRLHSNVHTGEKPFSCSLCSKSFTTGSNLRQHLLVHTGERPFKCTFCSKSYTDKSSLKRHLTVHTGEKPFSCSVCGKSFSRVTSLTHHSTLHAGERPLKCTFCSKSFTYKSDLNRHLTVHTAEKPFSCSACSKSFTTGSNLRQHLLVHTGERPFKCTVCSKSFTTRRNLRQHLLVHTGERPYKCTVCSKSYNNKSNLRRHLTVHTGETV comes from the exons atgtttgaagtcGAAACGTTGAGAGCTTTTGTCAACGAGCGGCtgactgcagctgctgaggagaTCTTTGAGGTGTTTCAGAGGAGGATAGCAGAGGAACTGGAGTCCACTTTAAAGGAGAACCAGCGACAAAAGAAACTACTGGACGCCCTTTTAAACCCGGAAGTCCGGCTACACAGAGCAG GTACCCGGCAGCAGGCGTGTAGCTCCAGTCTGGAGAAGGAGGATCCAGAGCCCCCCcacattaaagaggaacaggaggaaCTCCAGTCCAGTCCGGAGATAGAGCAGGAGGTGACTGATACTTACCTCCGATTAACTTCTGTGAAGAGTGAAGAAGAGAAAGCTCAGTCCTCATGGCTTAATGAAATCCAGACTGAGGAGAACCGAGAGGCAGAGAGAACAGAAGCTGATGAAGAGGACTGTGGAGGATCAGATCCAGGTCATCCTTTACAACCAGCTACTCAATACTCGACTCCACTCTCCTCTGAGTATGAGACTGACAACAGTAGAAATTGGGAGAAACCTGGTTTAACCCCTCTGCACAACAACGCCGTACCAGGAAGTGGCATCAAGTGTGATAGAAGCTTTGTCCACAAGGGGAAACTTCAGACTAGAGAGACACTTTATCGTTGCCCCTTCTGTGATTACACCTCTTCGATAAGGTCATGTTTGAGCATACACCTCACAGTTCATGAGAAAGCAAACCCTCATAGCAGCTCAGTTTCATCTAAAAGAGAGGTGGTGTCGAACATGAGAATCCACACAGTGGAGAGGCCATTCAAGT GTACCCGGCAGCAGGAGTGTAGCTCCAGTCTGGAGAAGGAGGATCCAGAGCCCCCCcacattaaagaggaacaggaggaaCTCCAGTCCAGTCCGGAGATAGAGCAGGAGGTGGCTGATACTTACCTCCGATTAACTTCTGTGAagagtgaagaagaggatgaagagaaaGCTCAGTCCTCACGGCTTAATGAAATCCAGACGGAGGAGAACCGAGAGGCAGAGAGAACAGAAGCTGATGAAGAGGACTGTGGAGGATCAGATCCAGGTCATCCTTTACAACCAGCTACTCAATACTCGACTCCACTCTCCTCTGAGTATGAGACTGACGACAGTAGAAATTGGGAGAAACCTGGTTTAACCCCTCTGCACAACAACGCCGTACCAGGAAGTGGCATCGAGTGTGATAGAAGCTTTGTCCACAAGGGGAAACTTCAGACTAGAGAGACCCCTCATAGCAGCTCAGTTTGTCAACAAACATCTAGAAGAGAGGTGGTGTCGAACATGAGGATCCACACAGGGGAGAAACCATGCAAGT GTACCCGGCAGCAGGCGTGTAGCTCCAGTCTGGAGAAGGAGGATCCAGAGCCCCCCcacattaaagaggaacaggaggaaCTCCAGTCCAGTCCGGAGATAGAGCAGGAGGTGGCTGATACTTACCTCCGATTAACTTCTGTGAagagtgaagaagaggatgaagagaaaGCTCAGTCCTCACGGCTTAATGAAATCCAGACGGAGGAGAACCGAGAGGCAGAGAGAACAGAAGCTGATGAAGAGGACTGTGGAGGATCACATCCAGGTCATCCTTTACAACCAGCTACTCAATACTCGACTCCACTCTCCTCTGAGTATGAGACTGACGACAGTAGAAATTGGGAGAAACCTGGTTTAACCCCTCTGCACAACAACGACGTACCAGGAAGTGGCATCGAGTGTGATAGAAGCTTTGTCCACAAGGGGAAACTGCGGAAACACCCTGGAGAGACCCCTCATAGCAGCTCAGTTTGTCAACAAACATCTAGAAGAGAGGTGGTGTCGAACAGGAGGATCCACACAGGGGAGAAACCATACAAGT GTACCCGGCAGCAGGCGTGTAGCTCCAGTCTGGAGAAGGAGGATCCAGAGCCCCCCcacattaaagaggaacaggaggaaCTCCAGTCCAGTCCGGAGATAGAGCAGGAGGTGGCTGATACTTACCTCCGATTAACTTCTGTGAAGAGCGAAgaagagggtgaagagaaaGCTCAGTCCTCATGGCTTAATGAAATCCAGACTGAGGAGAACCGAGAGGCAGAGAGAACAGAAGCTGATGAAGAGGACTGTGGAGGATCACATCCAGGTCATCCTTTACAACCAGCTACTCAATACTCGACTCCACTCTCCTCTGAGTATGAGACTGACGACAGTAGAAATTGGGAGAAACCTGGTTTAACCCCTCTGCACAACAACGCCGTACCAGGAAGTGGCATCGAGTGTGATAGAAGCTTTGTCCACAAGGGGAAACTTCAGACTAGAGAGACCCCTCATAGCAGCTCAGTTTGTCAACAAACACCTAAAAGAGAGGTGGTGTCGAACATGAGGATCCACACAGGGGAGAAACCATTCAAGTGTACGGTTTGTAGTAAAAGTTACTCCAACAAGTCAAATCTAAGACAACACTTAACTGTCCACACCGGGGAGAGACCATTCAGCTGTTCAGTTTGTGGTAAAAGTTTCACATATAAGTCAAATCTGAGACTACACTCAAATGTCCACACCGGggagaaaccattcagctgttCACTCTGTAGTAAATCATTCACAACAGGTAGCAATCTGAGACAACACCTGCTTGTCCACACAGGGGAGAGACCATTCAAGTGTACTTTTTGTAGTAAAAGCTACACCGACAAGTCAAGTCTGAAAAGACACTTGACTGTCCACACCGGGGAGAAACCATTTAGCTGTTCAGTTTGTGGTAAAAGCTTTTCACGAGTTACAAGTCTGACACATCACTCAACTCTGCACGCAGGGGAGAGACCTTTGAAGTGTACTTTTTGTAGTAAAAGTTTCACATACAAGTCAGATCTGAATAGACACTTAACTGTTCACACAGCGGAGAAACCATTCAGTTGTTCAGCTTGTAGTAAATCATTCACAACAGGTAGCAATCTGAGACAACACCTGCTTGTCCACACAGGGGAGAGACCATTCAAGTGTACGGTTTGTAGTAAATCATTCACAACACGTAGGAATCTGAGACAACACCTGCTTGTCCACACGGGGGAGAGACCATACAAGTGTACGGTTTGTAGTAAAAGCTACAACAACAAGTCAAATCTTAGAAGACACTTGACTGTCCACACTGGAGAAACCGTTTAG
- the LOC134880954 gene encoding zinc finger protein 271-like isoform X3 has translation MFEVETLRAFVNERLTAAAEEIFEVFQRRIAEELESTLKENQRQKKLLDALLNPEVRLHRAGTRQQACSSSLEKEDPEPPHIKEEQEELQSSPEIEQEVTDTYLRLTSVKSEEEKAQSSWLNEIQTEENREAERTEADEEDCGGSDPGHPLQPATQYSTPLSSEYETDNSRNWEKPGLTPLHNNAVPGSGIKCDRSFVHKGKLQTRETLYRCPFCDYTSSIRSCLSIHLTVHEKANPHSSSVSSKREVVSNMRIHTVERPFKCTRQQACSSSLEKEDPEPPHIKEEQEELQSSPEIEQEVADTYLRLTSVKSEEEDEEKAQSSRLNEIQTEENREAERTEADEEDCGGSHPGHPLQPATQYSTPLSSEYETDDSRNWEKPGLTPLHNNDVPGSGIECDRSFVHKGKLRKHPGETPHSSSVCQQTSRREVVSNRRIHTGEKPYKCTRQQACSSSLEKEDPEPPHIKEEQEELQSSPEIEQEVADTYLRLTSVKSEEEGEEKAQSSWLNEIQTEENREAERTEADEEDCGGSHPGHPLQPATQYSTPLSSEYETDDSRNWEKPGLTPLHNNAVPGSGIECDRSFVHKGKLQTRETPHSSSVCQQTPKREVVSNMRIHTGEKPFKCTVCSKSYSNKSNLRQHLTVHTGERPFSCSVCGKSFTYKSNLRLHSNVHTGEKPFSCSLCSKSFTTGSNLRQHLLVHTGERPFKCTFCSKSYTDKSSLKRHLTVHTGEKPFSCSVCGKSFSRVTSLTHHSTLHAGERPLKCTFCSKSFTYKSDLNRHLTVHTAEKPFSCSACSKSFTTGSNLRQHLLVHTGERPFKCTVCSKSFTTRRNLRQHLLVHTGERPYKCTVCSKSYNNKSNLRRHLTVHTGETV, from the exons atgtttgaagtcGAAACGTTGAGAGCTTTTGTCAACGAGCGGCtgactgcagctgctgaggagaTCTTTGAGGTGTTTCAGAGGAGGATAGCAGAGGAACTGGAGTCCACTTTAAAGGAGAACCAGCGACAAAAGAAACTACTGGACGCCCTTTTAAACCCGGAAGTCCGGCTACACAGAGCAG GTACCCGGCAGCAGGCGTGTAGCTCCAGTCTGGAGAAGGAGGATCCAGAGCCCCCCcacattaaagaggaacaggaggaaCTCCAGTCCAGTCCGGAGATAGAGCAGGAGGTGACTGATACTTACCTCCGATTAACTTCTGTGAAGAGTGAAGAAGAGAAAGCTCAGTCCTCATGGCTTAATGAAATCCAGACTGAGGAGAACCGAGAGGCAGAGAGAACAGAAGCTGATGAAGAGGACTGTGGAGGATCAGATCCAGGTCATCCTTTACAACCAGCTACTCAATACTCGACTCCACTCTCCTCTGAGTATGAGACTGACAACAGTAGAAATTGGGAGAAACCTGGTTTAACCCCTCTGCACAACAACGCCGTACCAGGAAGTGGCATCAAGTGTGATAGAAGCTTTGTCCACAAGGGGAAACTTCAGACTAGAGAGACACTTTATCGTTGCCCCTTCTGTGATTACACCTCTTCGATAAGGTCATGTTTGAGCATACACCTCACAGTTCATGAGAAAGCAAACCCTCATAGCAGCTCAGTTTCATCTAAAAGAGAGGTGGTGTCGAACATGAGAATCCACACAGTGGAGAGGCCATTCAAGT GTACCCGGCAGCAGGCGTGTAGCTCCAGTCTGGAGAAGGAGGATCCAGAGCCCCCCcacattaaagaggaacaggaggaaCTCCAGTCCAGTCCGGAGATAGAGCAGGAGGTGGCTGATACTTACCTCCGATTAACTTCTGTGAagagtgaagaagaggatgaagagaaaGCTCAGTCCTCACGGCTTAATGAAATCCAGACGGAGGAGAACCGAGAGGCAGAGAGAACAGAAGCTGATGAAGAGGACTGTGGAGGATCACATCCAGGTCATCCTTTACAACCAGCTACTCAATACTCGACTCCACTCTCCTCTGAGTATGAGACTGACGACAGTAGAAATTGGGAGAAACCTGGTTTAACCCCTCTGCACAACAACGACGTACCAGGAAGTGGCATCGAGTGTGATAGAAGCTTTGTCCACAAGGGGAAACTGCGGAAACACCCTGGAGAGACCCCTCATAGCAGCTCAGTTTGTCAACAAACATCTAGAAGAGAGGTGGTGTCGAACAGGAGGATCCACACAGGGGAGAAACCATACAAGT GTACCCGGCAGCAGGCGTGTAGCTCCAGTCTGGAGAAGGAGGATCCAGAGCCCCCCcacattaaagaggaacaggaggaaCTCCAGTCCAGTCCGGAGATAGAGCAGGAGGTGGCTGATACTTACCTCCGATTAACTTCTGTGAAGAGCGAAgaagagggtgaagagaaaGCTCAGTCCTCATGGCTTAATGAAATCCAGACTGAGGAGAACCGAGAGGCAGAGAGAACAGAAGCTGATGAAGAGGACTGTGGAGGATCACATCCAGGTCATCCTTTACAACCAGCTACTCAATACTCGACTCCACTCTCCTCTGAGTATGAGACTGACGACAGTAGAAATTGGGAGAAACCTGGTTTAACCCCTCTGCACAACAACGCCGTACCAGGAAGTGGCATCGAGTGTGATAGAAGCTTTGTCCACAAGGGGAAACTTCAGACTAGAGAGACCCCTCATAGCAGCTCAGTTTGTCAACAAACACCTAAAAGAGAGGTGGTGTCGAACATGAGGATCCACACAGGGGAGAAACCATTCAAGTGTACGGTTTGTAGTAAAAGTTACTCCAACAAGTCAAATCTAAGACAACACTTAACTGTCCACACCGGGGAGAGACCATTCAGCTGTTCAGTTTGTGGTAAAAGTTTCACATATAAGTCAAATCTGAGACTACACTCAAATGTCCACACCGGggagaaaccattcagctgttCACTCTGTAGTAAATCATTCACAACAGGTAGCAATCTGAGACAACACCTGCTTGTCCACACAGGGGAGAGACCATTCAAGTGTACTTTTTGTAGTAAAAGCTACACCGACAAGTCAAGTCTGAAAAGACACTTGACTGTCCACACCGGGGAGAAACCATTTAGCTGTTCAGTTTGTGGTAAAAGCTTTTCACGAGTTACAAGTCTGACACATCACTCAACTCTGCACGCAGGGGAGAGACCTTTGAAGTGTACTTTTTGTAGTAAAAGTTTCACATACAAGTCAGATCTGAATAGACACTTAACTGTTCACACAGCGGAGAAACCATTCAGTTGTTCAGCTTGTAGTAAATCATTCACAACAGGTAGCAATCTGAGACAACACCTGCTTGTCCACACAGGGGAGAGACCATTCAAGTGTACGGTTTGTAGTAAATCATTCACAACACGTAGGAATCTGAGACAACACCTGCTTGTCCACACGGGGGAGAGACCATACAAGTGTACGGTTTGTAGTAAAAGCTACAACAACAAGTCAAATCTTAGAAGACACTTGACTGTCCACACTGGAGAAACCGTTTAG